A genome region from Polyangiaceae bacterium includes the following:
- a CDS encoding NAD(P)H-quinone oxidoreductase, whose product MRAIVIRSPGGPEVLELRDVPDPNPPFGHVRIRVAFAGVNRADLLQRAGFYPAPPGVPADIPGLEYVGTIDAVGDGVTRFSAGERVYGIVGGGAYAEYVVVHEREVARAPQSLGDELAGAAPEAFVTAYDALVVRGRLQPGERVLVHAAGSGVGTAGVQIAKALGCFVIGTSRTPDKLERCRSFGMDEGIVVTNAQFADAVRACTNGGGVDVVLDLVGGPYLPETINAAALRARIVLVGLSAGATADINLGLVLRKRLELIGTVLRSRPLEEKIEAATMLERNIGPWLERGVVKPIVDRVFPLADAAEAHRYVASNASFGKVLLDVRAARS is encoded by the coding sequence ATGCGCGCCATCGTCATTCGTTCCCCTGGCGGTCCCGAGGTTCTCGAGCTTCGTGACGTTCCGGATCCCAATCCTCCGTTCGGTCATGTTCGCATTCGCGTAGCGTTTGCCGGCGTGAATCGAGCAGACTTGCTCCAGCGAGCTGGGTTTTACCCTGCACCGCCGGGCGTGCCTGCCGACATACCAGGCCTCGAATACGTCGGCACCATCGACGCCGTCGGCGATGGAGTTACGCGTTTTTCTGCAGGCGAACGCGTGTATGGGATCGTCGGCGGCGGCGCGTATGCAGAATATGTCGTCGTGCACGAACGCGAAGTTGCCCGAGCACCCCAATCACTCGGCGACGAGCTTGCCGGCGCCGCGCCGGAAGCGTTTGTCACGGCATACGATGCGCTCGTCGTGCGGGGCCGATTGCAACCAGGCGAGCGCGTGCTCGTTCATGCTGCCGGCAGTGGCGTAGGTACGGCAGGCGTTCAGATCGCCAAAGCCCTCGGGTGTTTCGTCATCGGCACGAGCCGCACCCCGGACAAACTCGAACGGTGCCGCTCGTTTGGCATGGATGAAGGGATTGTCGTGACGAACGCGCAGTTTGCCGATGCGGTCCGCGCGTGCACGAACGGAGGCGGAGTCGACGTGGTGTTGGATCTCGTCGGAGGTCCGTACCTGCCGGAGACCATCAACGCGGCTGCATTACGAGCTCGTATCGTCCTCGTGGGCCTGTCGGCGGGCGCCACTGCCGACATCAATCTCGGTTTGGTCTTGCGCAAGCGCCTCGAGCTCATTGGGACGGTGCTTCGTTCACGTCCTCTCGAAGAAAAAATCGAAGCTGCAACCATGCTCGAACGCAATATCGGGCCGTGGCTCGAACGGGGCGTGGTCAAACCCATTGTCGATCGCGTCTTTCCACTCGCCGATGCTGCCGAAGCGCACCGATACGTCGCGTCGAACGCATCATTTGGTAAGGTGCTGCTCGACGTGCGCGCCGCACGTTCATGA
- a CDS encoding GH92 family glycosyl hydrolase, protein MHVRHSPRTLLAALTLALCAQGCTLEPQPIPTEPPSAVADPLAYVDPRIGSGGFGFAHGSAFPGAAAPFGLAKVGPDTRGPFGTINFLHYSGYWAEDDYIQGFSHLHLHGTGATDYGVLGIMPLDSFDATRTTQEGYESHFDKSTEVATPGYYAVTLDRGSIRAEMTATTHGAHHRHTYPQGTTEGHVVFDLEHHLNGGDITHAEFTLDGAAQRMTGKLHHNGGMSGGFGGYDVFFDIVSRTPWTKSLVFSEGAVPVEGMTASGDKVGAVLSFDISDGVPIELQVGISFVSAENAAENRQTELPAWDFDKTHEDTANAWLDLLDTMKIWGGTEAERRMFYSSLYRSFLMPTASSDVNGEYRYGGQVKTAQGFTFLTDQSLWDTYRTLTPLYALITPEASRNTVRSLHAMAEISGFFPKWPIATGEAGTMLGASADVVVADAFIKGITDVDIEGAYAILRAAALDEVDPPGGRGGRQWAVPYNTFGYVPANIGRSASHTLEFGHDDLALANLAEALGKADDAATFRAHSLNHRNLFDPATGFIRARDEAGTFVEKPYNPYAMSDHYAEANGWHSLWAQHDIPGIAELLGGQTAFVEKLTQFFEESVVDMAERPIEDRFASGAPRNAYWHSNEPCIHAAYAFAQVGRADLTQKYARWAALTHYNDTPSGLPGNDDGGTMSAWYLFTAAGFYPIPGTTRYILGTPLFPRMEIKVQQGTLTILANNVSAKNIYVNSVRWNDVPLDKPEISHDEIMHGGTLVFDMSPTPGSFGVTSL, encoded by the coding sequence ATGCACGTCCGCCACTCGCCTCGAACCTTGCTCGCTGCATTGACCTTGGCATTGTGCGCCCAAGGCTGCACGCTCGAACCACAACCGATTCCTACCGAGCCGCCGTCCGCGGTCGCCGATCCGCTCGCCTATGTCGATCCCCGTATTGGGAGCGGTGGATTTGGATTTGCTCATGGCAGTGCTTTTCCAGGGGCTGCAGCACCGTTTGGTTTGGCCAAGGTGGGTCCGGACACGCGAGGACCCTTCGGCACGATCAACTTTTTGCATTATTCCGGGTATTGGGCCGAAGACGATTACATCCAAGGGTTTTCCCATTTGCATCTCCATGGCACGGGCGCCACCGATTACGGCGTGCTTGGTATCATGCCGCTCGATTCTTTCGACGCCACGCGCACCACGCAAGAAGGGTACGAATCGCATTTCGACAAATCAACCGAGGTTGCGACGCCGGGCTATTATGCAGTGACGCTCGACCGAGGTTCCATTCGGGCGGAGATGACGGCGACAACGCATGGAGCGCATCATCGGCACACGTATCCGCAGGGCACGACCGAAGGCCATGTCGTATTCGACCTGGAGCACCATTTGAATGGCGGTGATATCACGCATGCCGAGTTCACGCTCGATGGTGCAGCGCAGCGAATGACTGGAAAACTGCATCATAATGGAGGCATGTCCGGCGGGTTTGGTGGGTACGATGTATTCTTCGACATCGTGAGCCGCACACCTTGGACCAAGTCACTGGTCTTCTCCGAGGGCGCTGTGCCGGTGGAAGGAATGACGGCAAGCGGCGACAAAGTGGGAGCTGTCCTTTCGTTTGACATCTCGGATGGCGTGCCAATCGAGCTCCAGGTCGGCATTTCTTTTGTATCTGCCGAAAATGCGGCCGAAAATCGACAGACCGAATTGCCGGCGTGGGACTTCGACAAAACGCATGAAGACACGGCAAACGCGTGGCTCGATCTGCTCGATACGATGAAAATATGGGGCGGAACCGAAGCCGAGCGTAGAATGTTTTATTCGTCGCTCTACCGGTCCTTCTTGATGCCCACCGCATCGAGCGACGTCAACGGCGAATATCGATATGGTGGGCAGGTGAAGACGGCACAAGGTTTTACCTTTTTGACCGATCAATCGCTCTGGGATACCTACCGGACGCTCACGCCGCTTTACGCGCTCATAACGCCCGAAGCGTCTCGCAATACCGTGCGTTCGCTTCATGCAATGGCCGAGATCTCCGGGTTCTTCCCGAAGTGGCCCATCGCCACGGGCGAAGCGGGCACGATGCTGGGGGCAAGTGCCGACGTCGTCGTCGCCGACGCATTCATCAAAGGCATTACGGACGTCGATATCGAAGGAGCGTATGCCATTTTGCGCGCGGCGGCGCTCGATGAAGTCGATCCCCCGGGCGGTCGAGGCGGGCGGCAATGGGCAGTCCCGTACAATACATTCGGGTATGTACCGGCCAACATCGGCCGATCCGCATCGCATACGCTCGAATTCGGGCACGACGATCTGGCCCTGGCAAACCTTGCCGAAGCGCTTGGAAAAGCCGACGACGCTGCCACGTTCCGCGCTCATTCGCTCAATCATCGCAACCTCTTCGATCCGGCAACGGGATTCATTCGCGCGCGGGACGAGGCTGGAACGTTCGTAGAAAAACCGTACAACCCTTATGCCATGAGCGATCATTATGCCGAAGCGAATGGTTGGCATAGCCTTTGGGCGCAGCACGACATTCCTGGGATTGCGGAGCTGCTTGGCGGACAAACGGCCTTCGTGGAAAAACTCACGCAGTTCTTCGAAGAGAGCGTGGTCGACATGGCGGAGCGTCCCATCGAAGATCGATTTGCATCGGGAGCACCGCGGAATGCTTATTGGCACAGCAACGAACCATGTATTCATGCCGCTTATGCGTTTGCGCAGGTTGGCCGAGCAGACTTGACGCAAAAATACGCGCGCTGGGCGGCGCTCACGCATTACAATGACACGCCTTCGGGTTTGCCCGGGAACGATGACGGCGGCACGATGTCGGCCTGGTATCTTTTTACAGCGGCAGGGTTTTACCCGATACCAGGAACGACACGGTACATTCTCGGTACGCCCCTTTTCCCGCGCATGGAAATCAAGGTGCAGCAGGGAACGCTGACGATCTTGGCCAACAACGTTTCTGCAAAAAACATCTACGTAAATTCCGTTCGCTGGAACGACGTACCTCTCGACAAACCCGAAATATCGCATGATGAAATCATGCACGGCGGTACCCTCGTCTTCGACATGAGCCCCACGCCGGGATCGTTCGGGGTGACTTCTTTATGA